One region of Salvelinus namaycush isolate Seneca unplaced genomic scaffold, SaNama_1.0 Scaffold784, whole genome shotgun sequence genomic DNA includes:
- the LOC120042804 gene encoding casein kinase II subunit alpha'-like isoform X2, which produces MPPPTVSSKARVYTDVNTQKTRDYWDYDAHVPSWSNQDNYQLVRKLGRGKYSEVFEAVNVSNNEKVVVKILKPVKKKKIKREIKILENLRGGTNIIRLVDTVKDPVELYQKLTDFDIRFYVYELLKALDYCHSMGIMHRDVKPHNVMIDHQMRKLRLIDWGLAEFYHPAQEYNVRVASRYFKGPELLVDYQLYDYSLDMWSLGCMLASMIFLKEPFFHGQDNYDQLVRIAKVLGTDELFGYLHKYHIELDTRFKDLLGQQTRKRWEQFVQTENQHLVTPESLDLLDKLLRYDHQQRLTAAEAMQHPYFYPVLNEQTISNTHTKAISGSNAT; this is translated from the exons ATGCCCCCTCCTACGGTCAGCAGTAAAGCTCGGGTCTACACCGATGTCAACACGCAGAAGACCAGGGACTACTGGGACTACGATGCACACGTGCCAAGCTGGAG TAATCAGGACAACTACCAGTTGGTGCGTAAGCTGGGCCGAGGGAAATACAGCGAGGTGTTTGAAGCCGTCAACGTCAGCAACAATGAGAAAGTGGTGGTTAAAATCCTCAAG CCTGTCAAGAAGAAGAAGATCAAGCGAGAGATTAAAATCCTAGAGAACCTGCGTGGTGGAACCAACATCATCCGCCTGGTGGACACAGTGAAGGATCCTGTG GAGCTTTACCAGAAGTTAACAGACTTTGATATCCGTTTCTATGTGTACGAGCTTCTCAAG GCTCTGGACTACTGCCATAGCATGGGGATCATGCACAGGGATGTCAAACCACACAACGTCATGATCGACCACCAGATGAGAAAG cTGCGTCTCATAGACTGGGGTCTGGCTGAGTTCTACCACCCAGCTCAGGAATACAACGTCAGGGTGGCCTCCCGTTATTTTAAAGGACCAGAGCTGCTAGTGGACTATCAG CTTTATGACTACAGTCTGGACATGTGGAGTCTAGGCTGCATGTTGGCCAGCATGATCTTCCTGAAAGAGCCATTCTTCCATGGCCAGGACAACTAcgatcag CTGGTCCGCATCGCTAAGGTTCTTGGGACAGATGAGCTGTTTGGCTACCTACACAAGTACCACATTGAACTGGACACACGTTTCAAAGACCTGCTGGGACA gCAGACGAGGAAGCGCTGGGAGCAGTTTGTCCAGACAGAGAACCAGCACCTGGTGACCCCTGAGTCCCTGGACCTGCTGGACAAGCTGCTACGTTACGACCACCAGCAGAGACTGACCGCTGCTGAGGCCATGCAGCATCCATACTTCT ATCCAGTGCTGAATGAACAGACcatctccaacacacacaccaaggcaATAAGTGGATCCAATGCAACATGA
- the LOC120042804 gene encoding casein kinase II subunit alpha'-like isoform X1 codes for MPPPTVSSKARVYTDVNTQKTRDYWDYDAHVPSWSNQDNYQLVRKLGRGKYSEVFEAVNVSNNEKVVVKILKPVKKKKIKREIKILENLRGGTNIIRLVDTVKDPVSRTPALVFECINNTDFKELYQKLTDFDIRFYVYELLKALDYCHSMGIMHRDVKPHNVMIDHQMRKLRLIDWGLAEFYHPAQEYNVRVASRYFKGPELLVDYQLYDYSLDMWSLGCMLASMIFLKEPFFHGQDNYDQLVRIAKVLGTDELFGYLHKYHIELDTRFKDLLGQQTRKRWEQFVQTENQHLVTPESLDLLDKLLRYDHQQRLTAAEAMQHPYFYPVLNEQTISNTHTKAISGSNAT; via the exons ATGCCCCCTCCTACGGTCAGCAGTAAAGCTCGGGTCTACACCGATGTCAACACGCAGAAGACCAGGGACTACTGGGACTACGATGCACACGTGCCAAGCTGGAG TAATCAGGACAACTACCAGTTGGTGCGTAAGCTGGGCCGAGGGAAATACAGCGAGGTGTTTGAAGCCGTCAACGTCAGCAACAATGAGAAAGTGGTGGTTAAAATCCTCAAG CCTGTCAAGAAGAAGAAGATCAAGCGAGAGATTAAAATCCTAGAGAACCTGCGTGGTGGAACCAACATCATCCGCCTGGTGGACACAGTGAAGGATCCTGTG tctAGAACGCCGGCACTTGTCTTTGAGTGCATCAATAACACAGATTTTAAG GAGCTTTACCAGAAGTTAACAGACTTTGATATCCGTTTCTATGTGTACGAGCTTCTCAAG GCTCTGGACTACTGCCATAGCATGGGGATCATGCACAGGGATGTCAAACCACACAACGTCATGATCGACCACCAGATGAGAAAG cTGCGTCTCATAGACTGGGGTCTGGCTGAGTTCTACCACCCAGCTCAGGAATACAACGTCAGGGTGGCCTCCCGTTATTTTAAAGGACCAGAGCTGCTAGTGGACTATCAG CTTTATGACTACAGTCTGGACATGTGGAGTCTAGGCTGCATGTTGGCCAGCATGATCTTCCTGAAAGAGCCATTCTTCCATGGCCAGGACAACTAcgatcag CTGGTCCGCATCGCTAAGGTTCTTGGGACAGATGAGCTGTTTGGCTACCTACACAAGTACCACATTGAACTGGACACACGTTTCAAAGACCTGCTGGGACA gCAGACGAGGAAGCGCTGGGAGCAGTTTGTCCAGACAGAGAACCAGCACCTGGTGACCCCTGAGTCCCTGGACCTGCTGGACAAGCTGCTACGTTACGACCACCAGCAGAGACTGACCGCTGCTGAGGCCATGCAGCATCCATACTTCT ATCCAGTGCTGAATGAACAGACcatctccaacacacacaccaaggcaATAAGTGGATCCAATGCAACATGA